In Aquicella lusitana, the following proteins share a genomic window:
- a CDS encoding Hsp20/alpha crystallin family protein, which produces MNQIVKRPLFSNLSELHQALDRMFEPSSFLDRENWLSNVVGSNWTPTIDIKDEANQYVIRADVPGVDPKNIEVSIDKGMLTIRGHRETETKEERENYVHVERSQGSFYRTISLSNAADSSKISAKSKHGVLEITIPKAKESLSQKIQIKEE; this is translated from the coding sequence ATGAATCAAATTGTTAAACGCCCTCTCTTTTCAAATTTATCGGAACTTCATCAAGCCCTTGATCGCATGTTTGAACCATCTTCCTTCTTAGATCGTGAAAACTGGCTTTCGAATGTCGTTGGATCAAATTGGACGCCAACCATTGATATTAAAGACGAAGCAAATCAATATGTCATTCGAGCAGATGTGCCGGGTGTAGATCCCAAAAATATAGAAGTAAGTATCGATAAAGGCATGCTCACAATTAGGGGACATAGAGAAACAGAAACTAAGGAAGAGCGTGAAAATTATGTTCACGTCGAAAGATCACAAGGATCCTTTTATCGTACCATCAGTCTGTCTAATGCAGCTGATTCGTCAAAGATTAGTGCCAAGAGTAAACACGGTGTATTAGAAATTACTATTCCAAAAGCAAAGGAAAGTTTGTCACAAAAAATTCAAATAAAAGAAGAATAA
- the groL gene encoding chaperonin GroEL (60 kDa chaperone family; promotes refolding of misfolded polypeptides especially under stressful conditions; forms two stacked rings of heptamers to form a barrel-shaped 14mer; ends can be capped by GroES; misfolded proteins enter the barrel where they are refolded when GroES binds), with protein MAAKELRFSEEARQLMLSGVNDLANAVQITIGPRGRNVVIDKSFGAPLVTKDGVTVAKEIEFKDKFKNMGAQMLREVASRTSDEAGDGTTTATVLGRQIFAEGLKLVVAGYDPMDLKRGIDKAVSQAVEELKKLSVPCKDDKSIAQVGTISANADEAIGRIIADAMAKVGKEGVITVEEGSGLENELDVVEGMQFDRGYVSPYFITDQQTMSADLENPYIFITDKKITTIRDLVSLLEAVAKSGRPLLMIAEDIEGEALATLVVNQMRGIVKVCAVKAPGFGDRRKEMLQDIAVITRGQVIAEEVGRTLESVKLDDLGTAKRVHITKDNTTIIDGGGGKKDIEDRIQQLKARVKETTSDYDREKLQERIAKLAGGVAVIKVGATSEVEMKEKKARVEDALHATRAAVEEGVVPGGGVALVRVMQSIKNLKGNNDGQSIGVQLICRALEAPIRQIVVNAGYEPSVVLNKVTENKSNHGFNAATGEYGDMLEMGILDPTKVTRTALQQAASVAGMMITTECMITELPKNKSPMGRERMGGMGDMM; from the coding sequence ATGGCAGCTAAAGAATTACGATTCAGTGAAGAAGCACGACAGTTAATGCTCTCTGGCGTTAACGATTTGGCGAATGCTGTGCAAATTACTATTGGACCACGCGGTCGCAATGTGGTGATCGATAAATCATTTGGTGCGCCACTTGTTACTAAAGATGGTGTGACTGTTGCCAAAGAAATTGAATTTAAAGATAAGTTCAAAAATATGGGCGCACAAATGCTTAGAGAAGTTGCATCTCGTACTTCTGATGAAGCAGGTGATGGCACAACTACTGCTACTGTTTTAGGTCGTCAAATTTTTGCCGAAGGATTAAAGTTAGTGGTTGCTGGCTATGATCCTATGGATTTAAAACGTGGTATTGATAAGGCTGTATCTCAAGCTGTCGAAGAATTGAAGAAACTCTCTGTTCCCTGTAAAGACGATAAATCCATTGCACAAGTAGGGACAATATCTGCCAATGCGGATGAAGCCATTGGTCGAATTATTGCAGATGCAATGGCCAAAGTGGGTAAAGAAGGTGTCATTACCGTTGAAGAAGGTTCTGGGTTAGAAAATGAATTGGATGTTGTTGAGGGGATGCAGTTTGATCGTGGATACGTATCGCCTTATTTCATTACGGATCAACAAACCATGTCTGCTGATTTAGAGAATCCTTACATTTTTATAACCGACAAAAAAATTACTACTATCCGGGATTTGGTGTCACTACTTGAAGCAGTTGCAAAGTCTGGTCGTCCTTTATTGATGATTGCAGAAGATATAGAAGGCGAAGCTTTAGCTACCTTAGTAGTCAATCAAATGCGCGGTATTGTAAAAGTATGCGCTGTCAAAGCACCCGGATTTGGTGATCGTCGTAAAGAAATGTTGCAAGATATTGCTGTTATCACCAGAGGACAAGTGATTGCCGAAGAAGTAGGGCGCACACTGGAATCAGTGAAATTAGATGATTTAGGTACAGCAAAACGCGTACACATCACCAAAGACAACACTACCATTATTGATGGTGGCGGTGGGAAAAAGGATATCGAAGACCGCATCCAACAATTAAAAGCACGCGTTAAAGAAACAACATCTGACTATGATCGTGAAAAACTGCAAGAGCGTATTGCTAAATTAGCAGGCGGAGTAGCCGTCATCAAGGTAGGCGCAACATCAGAAGTCGAAATGAAAGAGAAAAAAGCTCGTGTAGAAGATGCTCTTCATGCGACTCGTGCCGCCGTCGAAGAAGGTGTTGTGCCTGGTGGTGGTGTTGCATTGGTTCGCGTAATGCAATCAATAAAAAATCTTAAAGGCAACAATGACGGCCAATCAATCGGCGTACAACTCATTTGCCGTGCACTAGAAGCACCTATTAGACAGATTGTTGTTAACGCTGGTTATGAGCCATCTGTTGTTTTAAATAAGGTCACAGAGAATAAAAGTAATCATGGATTTAATGCGGCAACCGGCGAATATGGCGATATGTTAGAAATGGGCATTTTGGATCCCACCAAGGTCACTCGCACTGCCTTGCAGCAAGCAGCTTCTGTTGCTGGCATGATGATTACAACGGAGTGCATGATCACTGAATTACCCAAAAATAAATCCCCCATGGGAAGAGAAAGAATGGGCGGCATGGGTGATATGATGTGA
- a CDS encoding co-chaperone GroES, with translation MTTFNIRPLNDRLVVEPQEQETKTKGGIVLPDTADKDKPMRGKIIAVGTGKYVDGKIQSLQVKTGDEVVFAKYSGTTIKLNDKEYLVMREEDILGVIE, from the coding sequence ATGACTACATTTAACATTCGTCCGTTAAACGATCGACTGGTTGTCGAACCTCAAGAGCAAGAAACAAAAACCAAAGGCGGTATTGTTTTACCTGATACAGCGGATAAAGATAAACCCATGCGCGGAAAAATCATTGCCGTAGGAACCGGAAAATATGTGGATGGCAAAATACAATCTTTACAAGTTAAAACAGGTGATGAAGTCGTCTTTGCGAAATATTCTGGAACAACTATCAAGTTGAACGACAAAGAATACCTCGTCATGCGAGAGGAAGATATATTAGGTGTTATTGAATAA
- the gatC gene encoding Asp-tRNA(Asn)/Glu-tRNA(Gln) amidotransferase subunit GatC encodes MSLSIEEIQKIAHLSRLYLADTDIAEYSVQLSRILDFIEDMNQVDTTNIEPLAHPLDIPQRLREDKVTEPNLRDKFQAIAPQVESGLYLVPKVIEDE; translated from the coding sequence ATGTCTCTTTCGATTGAAGAAATTCAAAAAATCGCCCATTTGTCACGGTTATATCTTGCAGATACAGATATTGCGGAATATTCAGTACAGCTTTCACGCATTTTAGATTTCATTGAAGACATGAATCAAGTTGACACCACCAACATTGAACCACTTGCCCACCCATTAGATATTCCTCAACGTTTGCGCGAAGATAAAGTGACAGAGCCTAATTTGCGCGATAAATTTCAAGCTATCGCACCTCAGGTGGAATCCGGGCTTTATCTTGTCCCAAAAGTCATTGAGGATGAATAA
- a CDS encoding rhodanese-like domain-containing protein, with product MKDKLNQWTEANKPQKAADYFINRMAFTIGPGDLFDEMKKNKDDVNIIDVRNEEDFKKGHIPGAINLPEEKWHTLSGLNKDLMNVIYCYSVECHLAAKAAAQFAKSGFHVMELQGGYDRWKEKNFKIETEE from the coding sequence ATGAAAGATAAATTAAATCAATGGACCGAAGCTAATAAGCCCCAAAAGGCAGCCGACTACTTTATTAATAGAATGGCCTTTACTATTGGGCCAGGAGACTTATTTGATGAAATGAAAAAGAATAAAGACGACGTTAACATTATCGATGTCAGAAATGAGGAAGATTTTAAGAAAGGTCACATCCCTGGAGCTATTAACCTTCCTGAAGAAAAATGGCATACCTTATCAGGCCTCAACAAGGATTTGATGAATGTCATTTATTGCTACTCAGTGGAATGTCATTTAGCAGCAAAAGCCGCGGCTCAATTCGCAAAGTCGGGGTTTCATGTAATGGAACTCCAAGGTGGCTATGATCGTTGGAAAGAGAAGAACTTTAAAATAGAAACAGAAGAATAG
- a CDS encoding Hsp20/alpha crystallin family protein → MNTLIPYEPAKLINDMHNLMENLWQRTFDLDTRNASGRTGQWLPAIDIREEEDKFLISADLPGVDPKDIDISLENNVLTLKGKREEIHEEKKGSFYRMERMQGQFYRQFTLPTAVDSKHITAKSKQGVLEVIVPKKEKTEIKKIEVKVEE, encoded by the coding sequence ATGAATACGTTAATACCTTATGAACCAGCGAAGTTGATAAATGATATGCATAATCTCATGGAAAATTTATGGCAGCGCACATTTGATTTGGATACGAGGAATGCAAGTGGAAGAACAGGTCAATGGTTGCCTGCTATTGATATAAGAGAAGAAGAGGATAAATTTTTAATCTCGGCGGATTTACCAGGCGTAGATCCAAAGGATATCGACATTTCGCTGGAAAATAACGTGCTGACATTGAAAGGAAAACGAGAGGAAATACATGAGGAGAAAAAAGGATCTTTCTATCGTATGGAACGTATGCAAGGACAATTCTATCGGCAGTTCACTCTACCGACCGCTGTTGATAGTAAGCATATTACTGCAAAATCAAAACAAGGCGTGTTAGAAGTGATCGTACCGAAGAAAGAAAAAACGGAAATCAAGAAGATTGAAGTAAAAGTGGAAGAATAA
- a CDS encoding IS481 family transposase, whose protein sequence is MYECTQKIIKNKVGLLNLAEELGNVSRACKVMGFSRDTFYRYKSAVEQGGIETLFDKSRRQPNIKNRTDEATENAVLDYAIEYPAHGQLRVSNELRKRGVFVSPSGVRCIWLRHDLASFKQRLTALEKKSAEENLILTEAQLAALERKKDDDMACGEIETAHPGYLGSQDTFYVGNLKGVGRIYQQTFVDTYSKVAHCKLYTTKTPITSADLLNDRVLPFFEEQGLGLLRVLTDRGTEFCGKVEQHDYELYLALNDIEHTKTKAQSPQTNGICERFHRTILNEFYQVAFRKKVYTTIDELQKDLDDWLGYYNNERTHQGKMCCGRTPMATLIDGKRIWKEKVDNLNLN, encoded by the coding sequence ATGTACGAGTGTACGCAAAAAATCATTAAAAACAAGGTCGGTCTGTTAAATTTGGCAGAAGAGCTAGGGAATGTATCAAGAGCCTGCAAGGTAATGGGCTTCTCCAGAGATACGTTTTATCGTTATAAATCAGCAGTTGAGCAAGGAGGCATTGAGACCTTGTTCGACAAGAGCAGACGGCAGCCAAACATCAAGAACCGCACCGATGAAGCTACAGAGAATGCTGTATTGGACTATGCCATTGAGTACCCCGCGCATGGTCAATTAAGAGTCAGTAATGAGCTTAGGAAAAGAGGTGTTTTTGTTTCTCCTAGCGGTGTTCGTTGCATCTGGCTAAGGCATGATTTGGCATCATTTAAACAGCGTCTAACCGCACTGGAAAAGAAATCTGCCGAGGAGAACTTAATTCTAACTGAAGCACAACTGGCCGCGCTAGAACGCAAAAAAGACGATGATATGGCCTGCGGTGAAATTGAAACAGCACATCCTGGCTATCTTGGTTCACAAGATACCTTTTATGTTGGCAATCTCAAGGGTGTTGGGCGCATTTATCAGCAAACATTTGTTGATACCTACTCCAAAGTGGCTCATTGCAAGCTATATACCACAAAAACACCGATTACATCTGCTGACCTGTTAAATGATCGTGTGTTGCCATTCTTTGAAGAACAAGGCTTGGGCTTGCTGCGCGTATTAACGGATCGTGGCACTGAGTTTTGCGGCAAGGTAGAGCAACACGATTACGAGTTGTATTTGGCGCTCAATGATATTGAGCACACCAAAACGAAAGCTCAATCACCCCAGACCAATGGCATCTGTGAACGCTTTCATAGGACGATTCTGAATGAGTTTTATCAGGTTGCTTTCCGAAAGAAAGTTTACACAACTATTGACGAGTTGCAAAAAGATCTGGATGATTGGCTCGGTTATTACAACAATGAACGCACACATCAGGGTAAAATGTGTTGTGGCCGAACTCCGATGGCGACATTGATTGATGGTAAAAGAATCTGGAAGGAAAAAGTTGATAATCTCAACTTGAACTGA
- a CDS encoding Hsp20/alpha crystallin family protein: protein MNYIARYEPASLVNEVNKIIEHAFRPLANSDTSNIETSQWIPAVDIREEKNQFIILADLPGVDKSDVNISMENNILTIKGHRFDQNKDEKHNYFRAERVKGNFYRRFTLPDTVDGSKIEAKIQKGVLEIAIPKKESAQPRLIKIQCDD, encoded by the coding sequence ATGAACTACATTGCACGTTATGAACCAGCATCTTTAGTGAATGAAGTTAATAAAATAATTGAGCATGCTTTTCGTCCATTAGCAAATAGTGATACATCAAATATAGAAACTAGCCAGTGGATACCTGCTGTTGATATCAGAGAAGAAAAAAATCAATTTATTATTCTTGCTGATTTACCTGGCGTTGATAAAAGCGATGTTAACATTTCTATGGAAAATAATATTCTAACAATTAAAGGGCACCGCTTTGATCAAAACAAAGACGAAAAGCATAATTATTTTCGTGCGGAACGTGTGAAAGGTAATTTTTATAGACGGTTTACTTTACCTGACACAGTTGATGGGTCGAAAATCGAAGCTAAAATACAAAAAGGTGTGCTTGAAATTGCTATTCCCAAGAAAGAATCAGCACAACCACGTTTAATCAAAATTCAATGCGATGATTAA
- a CDS encoding Hsp20/alpha crystallin family protein, with amino-acid sequence MKSFSVIKNRLNETWENFSEGWNKLSDLSRNALTRFSHPLKNKNEQSNQINPLQQWSHGIGWSLLPVDLYEDNDSIHVRVEVPGLSLNDLDVRVAGDQLIIEGNKQLKREEMKDQFYLMECAYGHFSRVIPLPCKVKDREAKASYKHGVLNVILPKSNDAKKIKILVQ; translated from the coding sequence ATGAAATCATTTTCCGTTATAAAAAATCGACTGAATGAAACTTGGGAAAATTTTTCTGAAGGATGGAACAAACTAAGTGACTTATCACGCAATGCTTTAACCAGATTTTCTCATCCTTTAAAAAATAAAAATGAGCAAAGCAATCAAATAAACCCCCTGCAACAATGGTCACATGGTATTGGATGGAGTTTATTGCCTGTTGATCTCTATGAAGATAATGATTCCATTCATGTAAGAGTAGAAGTACCTGGGCTTTCATTGAATGATTTAGATGTTCGTGTTGCTGGTGATCAGTTAATAATAGAAGGGAATAAACAACTCAAGCGTGAAGAGATGAAAGATCAATTTTATTTAATGGAATGTGCTTATGGCCATTTTAGTCGTGTCATTCCATTGCCATGCAAAGTAAAAGATAGAGAAGCAAAAGCATCTTACAAGCATGGGGTATTAAATGTTATTTTGCCAAAATCAAATGATGCGAAAAAGATTAAAATATTAGTTCAATAA
- a CDS encoding DUF1931 family protein, translating to MVMAVKQFQKLFRTAAGLNVDKNDIKRLSNFINERLADLLLLGPKVRKLRYGAISS from the coding sequence ATGGTCATGGCAGTGAAACAATTTCAAAAGCTATTCCGTACCGCTGCAGGTTTAAACGTTGATAAAAATGATATTAAACGATTAAGTAATTTTATCAATGAGAGGTTGGCGGATTTGCTTTTATTAGGCCCAAAAGTACGGAAGCTGCGATACGGTGCCATTTCAAGCTGA
- a CDS encoding Tn3 family transposase, with product MDKGTIYNLSDDELILAKTKNTDKNRLGFAVLLKYFQLESRYPKHIKFIDPLMLNTISNQLNISPSMINQFDWEGRSTKRFRQEVRELLGYRKVTGNDIHDFKEWLCKNVFPNAIKRPQRIEHAYTYFRNNKIEPFTSRELDRHISSSHHEFEQQLFDSIYSKLDEKTKFLMDELLSDDAESDDDEINDDSEIKFKHLKIDIPGAKLKNVFRAIQKIDRLKQLDSPVDVLSSLSEKLIKKYYHRIMAERPSGMREHKPHIRYATFSIFCYFRSQLLIDSLADLFMKLAHQLQTKSESFVDKKILSEVKCVDGKFDILYKLSVSASENPTGVIQDIIYPQVGQDTLKNLAKELCFKGKWYQTQVHMKMHSLYSHASRKMLLALLDSFTLKTNLNATIPLINGIQIIKTYRDFQHEFYPDDANIPIKNVVPNEWVDLVVVNLENGTRKINRVNYELSVFQEIKRQLNCKMIWIEGAYRYRNPDHDLPKDFDEKREHYYGLLGLPLSVKEFITPRKKELHDNLTLLNENIPCNEKVEIINKDGSGHIKISPYDPQAEPVNIKKLHQAIKQEYGTINLIDMLKECDLQMEFTNLVQTVASRENIPREILQFRLLLCLYAIGTNTGLKCLSSANESVSYDDLKYVKRRFITVENVRFILSEIINKILEIRDPRIWGEATTSVACDSKKISVWDQNLMVEWHARYKGRGVMVYWHVDENALCIYSQLKTCSSSEVGAMLKGILQHCTNMEMNQVYCDTHGQSTLAFGVSELLDFDLLPRLKNMYAQKLYYPSSSQRNDYKNLDLILKEPIKWKLIEENYDEAIKHIIALKIGTMEPDVFVKRFSKDNYQHPVYKAIIEIGKVSKTNFICRCLMSEDLRIEIHESQNVVERLNSVMGFIFYGKLGEISTNIKEYQELGILCLHLLQACMAYINTIIFQRVLSKPEWQNVLVPEDKRALNVLFHSHINPYGLFPLDLTKRLGITADVLEIDSRDEDEDTILDEVYDKSA from the coding sequence ATGGACAAAGGCACGATTTATAATTTAAGCGACGATGAATTAATTCTCGCTAAAACTAAAAACACAGACAAGAATAGACTCGGGTTTGCAGTACTGCTGAAATATTTTCAATTGGAAAGTCGCTATCCCAAGCATATCAAATTCATCGATCCATTAATGCTAAATACAATTTCAAATCAATTAAATATTTCACCTTCAATGATTAATCAATTTGATTGGGAAGGAAGAAGTACTAAGCGGTTTCGCCAGGAAGTCAGGGAATTACTTGGATACCGAAAAGTAACGGGCAATGATATACACGATTTCAAAGAATGGTTGTGCAAAAATGTATTTCCTAATGCAATTAAAAGACCACAACGAATTGAACATGCTTATACTTATTTTCGTAACAATAAAATTGAGCCTTTTACATCAAGGGAATTAGATAGACATATAAGTTCATCACATCATGAATTTGAACAACAATTATTTGATTCCATTTACAGTAAATTGGATGAAAAAACAAAGTTTCTGATGGACGAATTACTATCTGATGATGCTGAAAGCGATGATGATGAAATTAATGATGATTCAGAAATAAAATTTAAACATCTTAAAATAGATATTCCAGGTGCTAAATTAAAAAATGTTTTTCGAGCTATCCAAAAAATTGATCGTTTGAAGCAATTAGACTCTCCTGTAGATGTACTTTCCAGCCTTTCAGAAAAATTAATCAAAAAATATTATCATCGTATTATGGCAGAGCGTCCAAGTGGCATGAGAGAGCATAAACCACATATTCGTTATGCAACATTTTCTATTTTTTGTTATTTCCGGTCTCAATTACTCATAGACAGCCTTGCTGATTTGTTTATGAAGTTAGCGCACCAATTACAAACAAAATCTGAAAGTTTTGTTGATAAGAAGATATTATCTGAAGTGAAATGTGTTGATGGTAAATTTGACATATTATACAAGTTGTCTGTTAGCGCTTCAGAAAATCCAACCGGAGTGATTCAAGACATCATTTATCCTCAAGTTGGACAGGATACATTGAAGAACCTGGCAAAAGAATTATGTTTTAAAGGGAAATGGTACCAAACCCAAGTGCACATGAAAATGCACTCATTGTATTCTCACGCCAGCAGGAAAATGTTGCTAGCGTTATTGGATTCATTCACGTTGAAAACAAATTTAAACGCAACCATACCATTAATAAATGGCATTCAGATAATAAAAACATACCGCGACTTTCAGCACGAATTTTACCCTGATGATGCGAATATCCCTATTAAAAATGTGGTTCCAAATGAATGGGTGGACTTAGTTGTTGTTAATTTAGAAAATGGAACCAGAAAAATAAATCGAGTTAATTACGAGTTGTCAGTTTTTCAAGAAATTAAACGGCAATTAAATTGCAAGATGATTTGGATTGAAGGTGCCTATCGTTACCGTAATCCAGATCATGATCTACCAAAAGATTTTGATGAAAAACGGGAACATTACTATGGTTTATTAGGATTACCGCTAAGTGTGAAAGAATTTATTACGCCACGTAAAAAGGAACTACATGATAACTTGACGTTACTAAATGAAAATATTCCTTGCAATGAAAAGGTTGAAATCATTAATAAAGATGGTAGTGGGCACATAAAAATTTCTCCTTATGATCCCCAGGCTGAACCTGTAAATATTAAAAAACTGCATCAGGCAATTAAACAAGAATACGGAACAATTAATTTAATTGATATGCTAAAAGAATGTGACCTTCAGATGGAGTTCACCAATCTTGTGCAGACGGTTGCTAGTCGTGAAAATATACCAAGGGAAATACTACAATTTCGATTATTATTGTGTCTTTACGCAATAGGTACCAACACCGGTCTTAAATGTTTAAGTTCAGCGAATGAATCGGTGAGTTACGATGATCTAAAGTATGTAAAACGTCGCTTTATTACTGTTGAAAATGTCAGGTTTATACTTAGTGAAATTATCAATAAAATATTAGAAATACGTGATCCACGAATCTGGGGAGAAGCAACAACAAGTGTTGCTTGTGATTCCAAAAAAATTAGTGTGTGGGATCAAAATCTAATGGTGGAATGGCATGCACGTTATAAAGGTCGAGGCGTGATGGTATATTGGCATGTAGATGAAAATGCGCTTTGTATTTATTCTCAATTAAAAACATGTTCTTCATCAGAAGTAGGAGCAATGCTCAAGGGAATATTACAACATTGCACTAACATGGAAATGAATCAAGTTTATTGTGATACGCACGGACAAAGTACTCTCGCCTTTGGTGTTAGTGAATTATTAGATTTTGACTTGCTTCCCAGGCTCAAAAATATGTATGCGCAAAAATTATATTACCCATCATCCAGTCAGAGAAATGATTATAAAAATCTGGATTTAATTTTAAAAGAACCCATCAAATGGAAATTGATAGAAGAAAATTATGATGAAGCAATTAAACATATTATTGCGTTAAAAATTGGAACAATGGAACCGGATGTTTTTGTTAAACGATTTAGTAAAGACAATTATCAGCATCCTGTGTATAAAGCCATAATAGAGATTGGAAAAGTATCAAAAACAAATTTTATATGCCGATGTTTAATGTCAGAAGATTTACGAATTGAAATACATGAATCGCAAAATGTAGTTGAGCGTCTCAACAGTGTGATGGGATTTATTTTTTATGGTAAGCTCGGTGAAATATCCACGAACATTAAGGAATATCAGGAACTTGGTATTCTTTGCCTTCATTTACTGCAAGCATGTATGGCTTATATCAATACGATAATCTTTCAAAGGGTGTTATCAAAACCAGAGTGGCAGAATGTATTAGTGCCAGAAGACAAGCGTGCATTGAATGTGCTGTTCCATTCTCACATCAATCCATATGGATTATTCCCATTGGATTTGACGAAACGGTTAGGAATTACGGCAGATGTGCTGGAAATAGACAGTCGTGATGAAGATGAGGACACCATACTAGATGAGGTATATGATAAGTCAGCTTGA
- a CDS encoding recombinase family protein, protein MLIGYARVSTADQYLNMQEDALKSAGCQDVYTDVVSGVKTARPGLHSALSHLRKGDMLVVWRLDRLGRSLAHLIQTIKELSEKGIGFKSLQENIDTTTSGGQLIFHIFGALAQFERELIRERTNAGLKAARIRGRLGGRPVQLNKNEIRKLKKHYDKGDLSVMEICKLFNITKPTLYRYLKNESQKQSQKKKNKKLHGQRHDL, encoded by the coding sequence ATGCTCATAGGATATGCCCGCGTCTCTACTGCTGACCAATATTTGAATATGCAAGAAGACGCGCTAAAAAGTGCGGGCTGCCAAGATGTTTATACCGATGTTGTAAGCGGGGTTAAAACCGCTCGTCCTGGGTTGCATTCTGCGCTATCACATTTACGCAAAGGCGATATGTTGGTTGTGTGGCGATTGGATCGATTAGGCAGGTCTCTAGCCCATCTCATTCAAACGATAAAAGAATTAAGTGAAAAAGGAATAGGCTTTAAAAGTTTGCAAGAGAACATTGATACGACTACCAGTGGCGGCCAGTTAATCTTTCATATTTTTGGAGCGCTTGCACAATTTGAAAGAGAACTGATACGTGAGCGAACAAACGCGGGATTAAAAGCAGCTAGAATTCGCGGTCGTTTGGGTGGAAGGCCAGTACAGTTGAATAAAAACGAAATTAGGAAGTTAAAAAAACACTATGATAAAGGCGATTTGTCCGTCATGGAGATATGCAAATTATTTAATATTACCAAACCAACACTCTATCGTTACCTAAAAAACGAATCTCAAAAACAATCACAGAAAAAGAAGAATAAGAAATTACATGGACAAAGGCACGATTTATAA